The Hymenobacter oligotrophus genome has a window encoding:
- a CDS encoding glycosyltransferase family 2 protein codes for MPGLSVLIPVYNCDVRALAQALVSQAALWPGPVEVLCFDDGSDEAVKQRNREIAGLPGVRYHELPHNLGRAAIRNRLAAAALYPWLLLLDNNVRVAAPDFLARYADALGRAPVLVGGTAYSPNPPSDARHCLRWHYGRAREARSAAVRQQAPHAQLSLKNVLISAAVFRQFPLDERLQQYGHEDTLLGWQLGQQGVPVYHLHNPVEHAVLEPAEVFLQKSQAAAHNLLQLHRAYGLGARTRLLAAGQRLRHLGLAGPALAALALAEPWLRRQVLQPKPSLRSLDLLKLLWLLRAWRRGS; via the coding sequence ATGCCTGGCCTCTCGGTACTCATACCGGTGTACAACTGCGATGTACGGGCGCTGGCACAGGCGCTGGTAAGCCAGGCTGCGCTGTGGCCTGGCCCCGTGGAGGTGCTTTGCTTCGACGACGGCTCCGACGAAGCGGTTAAGCAACGAAACCGCGAAATTGCCGGGTTGCCGGGTGTGCGCTACCACGAGTTGCCGCATAACCTAGGGCGCGCGGCCATTCGCAACCGGCTGGCTGCCGCGGCGCTGTATCCATGGCTGTTGCTGCTCGATAACAACGTACGCGTGGCCGCGCCCGATTTTTTGGCGCGGTACGCCGATGCCCTTGGCCGCGCGCCGGTGTTGGTGGGCGGCACCGCGTACAGCCCCAATCCACCTTCCGATGCCCGCCACTGCCTGCGGTGGCACTACGGCCGTGCGCGCGAAGCGCGCTCCGCCGCGGTGCGGCAACAGGCACCACATGCGCAGCTCAGCCTGAAAAACGTGCTCATTAGCGCGGCTGTGTTCCGGCAGTTTCCGCTCGACGAAAGACTGCAGCAATACGGCCACGAGGATACCTTACTGGGCTGGCAGCTTGGCCAACAAGGCGTTCCGGTGTACCATTTGCACAACCCCGTGGAGCACGCCGTGCTCGAGCCGGCCGAGGTGTTTCTGCAAAAAAGCCAGGCCGCTGCGCACAACCTGCTGCAGCTCCACCGCGCCTACGGCCTCGGCGCCCGTACCCGGCTGCTGGCCGCCGGCCAGCGCCTGCGGCATCTAGGGTTGGCGGGGCCGGCATTGGCAGCCCTGGCGCTGGCCGAGCCGTGGCTGCGCCGGCAAGTATTGCAACCCAAGCCCAGCTTACGGAGCCTCGATTTGTTGAAGCTGTTGTGGCTGCTGCGTGCTTGGCGGCGCGGCAGCTAA
- a CDS encoding cell division ATP-binding protein FtsE, with protein sequence MDNSAVIELRDAYVMQDVNTILQNVSFELGKGEFAYLVGRTGSGKSSLLKTLYADLPLHEGMGTVVGYSLRNLAPEKVPYLRRKLGIVFQDFQLLYDRSVAQNLLFVLQATGWRDKAKMKQRVQDVLMRVGLTGVTGKMPHQLSGGEQQRVVIARAMLNEPMVLLADEPTGNLDPDVTDGIMRLFMEINNAGTAVLMATHNYELIRRYPKRVLRCEDGKLRVITNDDLRVTTWL encoded by the coding sequence ATGGATAACTCCGCCGTTATTGAGCTCCGCGACGCCTACGTGATGCAGGACGTAAACACCATCCTGCAAAACGTGTCGTTTGAGTTGGGCAAAGGCGAGTTTGCTTACTTGGTGGGCCGCACGGGCTCGGGCAAAAGCTCGTTGCTGAAAACTCTGTACGCCGATTTGCCATTGCACGAGGGCATGGGCACGGTGGTAGGCTACTCGTTGCGCAACTTGGCCCCCGAAAAAGTGCCGTACTTGCGCCGCAAGCTGGGCATCGTGTTTCAGGATTTTCAGCTGCTCTACGACCGTTCGGTGGCCCAAAACCTGCTGTTTGTGCTGCAGGCTACCGGCTGGCGCGACAAAGCCAAAATGAAGCAGCGCGTGCAGGATGTGCTCATGCGCGTGGGCCTAACAGGCGTAACCGGCAAAATGCCCCACCAGCTTTCGGGCGGCGAGCAGCAGCGCGTGGTAATTGCCCGCGCCATGCTCAACGAGCCCATGGTACTGCTGGCCGACGAGCCCACCGGCAACCTCGACCCCGACGTGACTGACGGCATCATGCGCTTGTTTATGGAAATCAACAACGCCGGCACGGCCGTGCTAATGGCTACCCACAACTACGAGCTCATCCGGCGTTACCCCAAGCGCGTACTCCGCTGCGAAGACGGCAAGCTGCGCGTCATCACCAACGACGACCTGCGCGTAACCACCTGGCTGTAG
- a CDS encoding fructose-6-phosphate aldolase → MYIIKVKGKAKIPDYIQLRDNDFVLIAYFRADRPLKDLHRYGLEGKEVELAAVIEQLEFGKLQPLNL, encoded by the coding sequence ATGTACATCATCAAAGTCAAAGGCAAGGCCAAGATTCCGGATTACATTCAGCTGCGCGACAACGATTTCGTGCTGATTGCCTACTTCCGCGCCGACCGCCCCCTGAAAGACCTGCACCGCTACGGCCTAGAGGGCAAGGAAGTGGAGTTGGCCGCCGTAATTGAGCAGCTGGAGTTTGGCAAGCTGCAACCCCTGAACCTGTAG
- the fsa gene encoding fructose-6-phosphate aldolase has product MKFFIDTANLKDIQEAVELGVLDGVTTNPSLMAKEGIGGHDNVMAHYKRICELVDGDVSAEVIGTTFDEIVREGEALAELHPNIVVKVPMIRDGIKAIKHFSENGIKTNCTLIFSAGQALLAAKAGATYVSPFVGRLDDIGHDGLQLIEQIVNIFGNYGYPTQVLAASLRHVPHLIQCAEIGADVVTCPLNVITGLLSHPLTDKGLATFLADHKRVNA; this is encoded by the coding sequence ATGAAGTTTTTCATTGACACCGCCAACCTGAAGGACATTCAGGAAGCCGTGGAGCTGGGTGTGCTCGACGGCGTTACCACCAACCCCTCGTTGATGGCAAAAGAAGGCATCGGCGGGCACGACAACGTAATGGCGCACTACAAGCGCATTTGCGAGCTGGTGGATGGCGACGTTTCGGCCGAAGTAATTGGTACCACATTCGACGAGATTGTGCGCGAAGGCGAAGCCCTGGCCGAGTTGCACCCCAACATCGTGGTGAAAGTGCCCATGATCCGCGACGGCATCAAGGCCATCAAGCACTTCTCCGAAAACGGCATCAAAACCAACTGCACGTTGATTTTCTCGGCCGGCCAAGCCCTGCTGGCTGCCAAAGCCGGTGCTACCTACGTGTCGCCGTTTGTGGGCCGCCTCGACGATATCGGCCACGACGGCCTGCAGCTGATCGAGCAAATTGTGAACATCTTCGGCAATTACGGCTACCCCACGCAAGTGCTGGCCGCCTCGTTGCGCCACGTGCCGCACCTCATTCAGTGCGCCGAAATCGGGGCCGACGTGGTAACCTGCCCGCTCAACGTGATTACGGGCTTGCTCAGCCACCCGCTTACCGACAAAGGCCTCGCCACTTTCCTGGCCGACCACAAGCGCGTAAACGCCTAA
- a CDS encoding outer membrane beta-barrel protein gives MFSWAQTLPDSTATGAPAAWQGGLLMGHDLFRVTNPEPGFVVGQYQIIPRLTTPSAGFRIGFWTRHNFGGPERRWFVQPELAYSRSQSWHHINNTAQQPTTGDFWSMASAQDWQRLNVAVPVGYRLSKRLRVLGGPVFAVRIPTAYERAEQDYELRIVSSINHSMRRHGLAVQAGMGYELGRVLLTARYERGLTKAATEIKLDNREYSFVHYVSQLSFGMALRLLPFNP, from the coding sequence GTGTTTTCGTGGGCTCAAACGCTGCCCGATAGCACCGCCACCGGCGCCCCGGCGGCTTGGCAAGGTGGCCTGCTTATGGGCCACGATTTGTTTCGGGTGACAAACCCCGAGCCGGGCTTTGTGGTGGGCCAGTACCAGATTATTCCGCGCCTCACCACGCCCTCGGCGGGCTTTCGTATTGGGTTTTGGACGCGCCACAACTTTGGCGGGCCCGAGCGGCGCTGGTTTGTGCAGCCCGAGTTGGCTTATTCGCGCAGCCAAAGCTGGCACCACATCAACAACACCGCCCAGCAGCCCACCACTGGCGACTTCTGGTCGATGGCATCGGCGCAGGATTGGCAGCGGCTTAACGTTGCTGTGCCCGTGGGCTACCGCCTAAGCAAGCGGCTGCGCGTGTTGGGCGGGCCCGTGTTTGCGGTGCGCATCCCAACCGCTTACGAACGCGCCGAGCAGGATTACGAACTGCGCATCGTGAGCAGCATCAACCACAGCATGCGCCGGCACGGCCTAGCGGTGCAAGCCGGCATGGGCTACGAGCTGGGCCGGGTGCTGCTCACGGCACGATACGAGCGCGGCCTCACCAAAGCCGCCACCGAAATAAAGCTCGACAACCGCGAGTACAGCTTTGTGCACTACGTGAGCCAGTTGAGCTTTGGCATGGCACTCCGCCTGCTGCCTTTTAACCCCTAA